The Geothrix oryzae DNA window GGCGACCGCATCGACGCTGTCCTGCTCACGGGCGGCATGGCGCGCTCGCCGAAGCTGGTGGGCGAGCTGAACCGCCTCACCGCGGCCCTGGGCTGCCCCGTGAAGGTCTATCCCGGCGAGAACGAGATGGCCGCCCTCGCCAAGGGGGCCCTGCGCGTGCTGTCCGGACGGGAGACCGCCAAGGACTATCCCCCTCAGGCTTAAGGGCCAGCAGCGGTCCTACTCGTCCCTACTCGTCGTAGAACCGGGCGAACTCCGAGACGGGCGCCCGCTCGGTGACGAGGGCGTTCTCGGGGGCCGAGGGATCGGCGTACCCGAGGGCCATGCCGCAGATCACCATCTGCTCCGGCCCCAGGCCCAGCTCCTCGGCGATGACGCGGTGGAACTGGGTGAAGGCGGCCTGGGGGCAGGTGTCCAGACCCCGGGCCCGGGCCGCCACCATGATGTTCTGGAGGAACATGCCGTAGTCCAGCCAGCTGCCCACCTGCAGGATGCGGTCCATGGTGAAGATGAGGCCCACGGGCGCATCGAAGAACCGGTAGTTGCGGCCATGCTGCGCGTGCATGCCGGCCCGGTCCGACTTCGCGATGCCCAGGAGGCCGTAGAGATCCCAGCCCACCTTCCGGCGTCGCTCGAGGTAGGGCGAAGTCCATTCCTTAGGGTAGTAGTCGTACTCCCGCTCGTGGCGGGCCAGCTCCGCGGGGTCGGCGTAGATCGCGAGGATCCTGTCCGAGAGCCGCGCCAGCGCCGCGCCGGTCAGCACATGCACCTGCCAGGGCTGGAGGTTCGTGCCCGAAGGCGCCCGCGAAGCCACCCGCAGGATGTCCTCCACCGCGGCCCGGGGCACGGGCGTGGGCTGGAAGGCCCGGATCGAGCGGCGGCCCGTAATGGCGGCATCGACGAGGGCGGTTTCGGCGGTGGTGGGCGGGGCTGTGGGGTCGATTGGGTCGTTCGGGTTCACGGGCGCACGCTCCCAGGGGCTGGTCCCCTTCATTCTGCCGCGGACCCGGCTCAGGCCAGCAGGGCCGCCAGGGCGATGGAGCTGAGCTTGGTCTTGGCGCTGTCGCCGCGGCTGCTGAGGACGCAGGGGACGCGGGCGCCCGTGACGACGGCGGCGATCTCGGCGCCGCCCAGCTTGGTGCCGGCCTTGTAGAAGGTGTTGCCCGCCTCGAGGTTGGGGAAGAGCAGGCAGTCGGCATCGCCGGCCACGGGGCCGCCCATGCCCTTGATGCGGGCCGACTCGGGGTCGATGGCCCCGTCCAGGGCCATGGGACCGTCCACGAGGGCCCCCTTGATCTGGCCGCGGTCCGCCATTTTCGACAGCATGGCCGCCTCGGCGCTGGACGCGATCTTCGGCATGACCTGCTCCGAGGCCGACAGCACGGCCACCTTGGGGACTTCCACCCCCAGGGCCCTGGCCACCTTCACCAGGTAGCCCAGGATGGCGACCTTCTCCTTGAACTCGGGCTCGGGGATCACGGCCACATCGCCGGCGATGAGGAGCTTGGGGTGGCCCGGATGCTCCATCACGGTCACATGGCTCAGGATGGCGCCGGGATCGAGCAGGCCCTGCTCCTTGTTGAGGATGGCCCGCATGTACTTGTCCGTGCTGAGCAGGCCCTTCATGAGCAGATCGGCCTCGCCGAACCGGACCATGGCCACGGCCTTGGCGGCGGCCTCGGTATCCGTCGGCGCATGGACCATGCGGAAGCGCTCCTTCGGCAGGCCCTGCTCCTGGCAGACCTTCACCATGAGGGGTTCATCCCCCACGAGGATGGCCTGCACCAGGCCCGCCTCCACGGCGGCGTTCACAGCCTCCAGGGTGTGGGCGTCGTTGGCCCAGGCCACCACCAGCCGCTTGTGGGGACGGTTCTTCACGGCAAGGAGCAAGTCGTCGAGGGTGTTGATCCGCATGGGGGATCCTGTCGAAAGGCCGGTCGTACCGGCGGGCCCTGGGGAAGGTAGCATGGTCGCCATGGCCGTCTCTGTGAGCTTCCGCACATACCTCCTGGAACAACTGGGGCGGATCCGCCCCGTCACCGCACGGGCGATGTTCGGCGGTCTCTGCTTCTTCGCCGAGGGCCGCGCCTTCGCCCTGGCGGACGACGGCGTGCTGTATTTCAAGGTGGACGCCACCAACCGCCCCGATTTCGAGGCTGCGGGCATGGGCCCCTTCCTGCCCTTCGGCGACCCCGGCAAGCCCATGGGCTACTACGAGCTGCCCGAGGATGTGCTGGAGGATGCGGACGAACTGGCCCGCTGGATGGCCAAGGCCATCGCCGTGGCAGAGCGGGCCAAGGCCAAGGCCAAGCCCAAAGCCAAGCCCAAAGCCCCGGCCGCGCCCAAGGGGCCCGCAAAGCCCGGGACCCGGGGGAGCTCGCGCCGATGACGACCGCCACCCTCCGACCCGCCACCGTGGCGGACGCCGCCCTCCTGGCCGACTTGGGCGCCCGCACCTTCACCGAGACCTTCGAGGCGATCTGTTCGCCGCCGGATCTGGCGGCGTTCCTCCAGGCGACCTACGGCGAGGCGCTCCAGCGGGTCGAGCTGGCCGATCCTTCGCGGCCGGGCCTGGTGCTGGAGCTGGAGGGCGTTCCCGTCGGCTTCGCGCAGCTCCGCCTGGGGCACCGGGAGCCCTGCGTGGAGGGTGCGCGGCCTGCGGAGCTGCAGCGCATCTACCTCCTGAGGTCCGCGCAGGGCGGGGGCCGGGGGGCGGCCCTGATGGCGGCCTGCCTCGACCTGGCCCGGGCCTGGGGCGCGGATGTGCTCTGGCTGGGCGTGTGGGAGCACAACGACAAGGCCCTGGCCTTCTACGGCCGCTGCGGCTTCCGCGAAGCCGGCGACCACATCTTCCAGATCGGGCAGCAGGTGGACCGCGACCTGATCCTGGTGAAGGACCTGGCTTGAACCTGGTGCTGCTGCTCCCGGAGGACCTGGTGGCCCCGGACCGCGCCCGCCTCACCGGGCGGCGGCTGGCCCATGTGCGCGAAGTGCACCGGGCCGCGATCGGAGCCGACCTCGCCGTGGGCCTGCTGGGCGGGATGATGGGCCGGGGCAGGGTGCTGCGCCTGGACGACGA harbors:
- a CDS encoding nitroreductase; this translates as MNPNDPIDPTAPPTTAETALVDAAITGRRSIRAFQPTPVPRAAVEDILRVASRAPSGTNLQPWQVHVLTGAALARLSDRILAIYADPAELARHEREYDYYPKEWTSPYLERRRKVGWDLYGLLGIAKSDRAGMHAQHGRNYRFFDAPVGLIFTMDRILQVGSWLDYGMFLQNIMVAARARGLDTCPQAAFTQFHRVIAEELGLGPEQMVICGMALGYADPSAPENALVTERAPVSEFARFYDE
- a CDS encoding bifunctional enoyl-CoA hydratase/phosphate acetyltransferase; the encoded protein is MRINTLDDLLLAVKNRPHKRLVVAWANDAHTLEAVNAAVEAGLVQAILVGDEPLMVKVCQEQGLPKERFRMVHAPTDTEAAAKAVAMVRFGEADLLMKGLLSTDKYMRAILNKEQGLLDPGAILSHVTVMEHPGHPKLLIAGDVAVIPEPEFKEKVAILGYLVKVARALGVEVPKVAVLSASEQVMPKIASSAEAAMLSKMADRGQIKGALVDGPMALDGAIDPESARIKGMGGPVAGDADCLLFPNLEAGNTFYKAGTKLGGAEIAAVVTGARVPCVLSSRGDSAKTKLSSIALAALLA
- a CDS encoding TfoX/Sxy family protein, which encodes MVAMAVSVSFRTYLLEQLGRIRPVTARAMFGGLCFFAEGRAFALADDGVLYFKVDATNRPDFEAAGMGPFLPFGDPGKPMGYYELPEDVLEDADELARWMAKAIAVAERAKAKAKPKAKPKAPAAPKGPAKPGTRGSSRR
- a CDS encoding GNAT family N-acetyltransferase, whose translation is MTTATLRPATVADAALLADLGARTFTETFEAICSPPDLAAFLQATYGEALQRVELADPSRPGLVLELEGVPVGFAQLRLGHREPCVEGARPAELQRIYLLRSAQGGGRGAALMAACLDLARAWGADVLWLGVWEHNDKALAFYGRCGFREAGDHIFQIGQQVDRDLILVKDLA